The sequence AAAGAATGAATGGATCTGTGTAAAGCATTTGTGCAACCAGCTTCCTCTTTGTGACCACCCATCTGATGGTTGTccccatcctgtggataagggGGAATACACTTTAACCTTTGGATAGTCCCTTTAATTTAGTCTTCTCagtttttacttgtttttttattctgCCAATGCTGCATAAGAAGATATAGGGTTTGTCTGGCACCTTTTATGCCCAAGTATACCATTTTGCAGCCATTGTTTACAGTGagaggttaaaggagttatccagcgatactaaaacatggccacttttccccttctcttgtctccagattgggtgcggtTTGGAACTCCgatacattgaagtaaatggagcttaagtgcaaactgcacctgaagtggagagggggaaaagtggccatgtttttgtagcgctggataacccctttaaaaatgatcCCACAATTAGTGCACGTTCTGTCTCTGTTTACCACTATGGGGCACAGACAAATCCACAAAGGAGGGTCCCCCTATATTCATCTACATGCCCCAACCAAACCGTTACTTCAGACAGGATAATCTTAGTCCCAAATAATAAACCCCCAATAAATGGTACCTGCCACAAAGCTTATGTTTCCTGGACGGTGAGACTGGGTTGCCATGGATATGTCCAACACTTTTCTCTTTTCCCGCAGCTCGGCAAGATGGTGAAACTTTTTATTGGTAACATCCCTTCCGAGACAACGCCTGGAGAGCTGAAGGCGCTGTTCGAGCAGTACGGGAAGGTTACAGAGTGTGATATCATCACCAACTATGGCTTCGTCCACATGGAAGACAAAAAGGCGGCCGACGAGGCCGTAGAAAATCTGAACCAATATAAATTGCATAATGTCTGCATCAATGTAGAACACAGCAGGGGCAAACCGAAAGCGTCAACCAAGCTTCACGTCAGTAGCATCAGCCCCGACTGCACCAGCGAAGAGTTACGGGAACAGTTTGAACAGTACGGCACTGTTCTGGAATGTGATATTGTCAAGGATTTCGCCTTCGTTCACATGGAGAAAGCTGAGGAAGCTCTCGAAGCCATCAGAAATCTAAACAACTATGAATTTAAAGGTGAAATGAGTGGTATAACCTATGACTATAGAGTGTTAGTCCTCAATCACTCTCCAGTATATCATCAGGATTTTTCaatttgaagccaaaatcaggagatATTTAATGGAAGAGAtggaaattagagatgagcgaacctggagcatgctcaagtccatccgaacccgaactttcggcatttgattagcggtggctgctgaagttggataaagccctaaggctatgtggaaatcatggatgtagtcattggctgtatccatgttttccagacaaccttagagctttatccaacttcagcagccccagctaatcaaatgccgatcgttcgggttcggatggacttgagcatgctccaggttcgctcatctctaatggaaatCATTAATCTGTCCGTTATATATTTTCTGTTTCCATTCCTTTTTCCATTACTAGTTTTGgcctaatggggaaaaaaatactgAAGTGTGAATGATGCTTTAAAAGTCACCGTCACCGAAGAACAACTTTGATAGGTCAGCAAGTTTAATTTGGATTTCTGTCGCATGACCGAAATGGCCTCATGATGTAAGTCTGTGGGGTTAGGTCATGGCAAcacatgttttttttcccacttgtTTTCCTGGTTGgctaaagaagcagttcactaaaAAATTATGTAGTAGCAAACTGAAAGGAGAGTATCCGACAGCATCCAAGGTGAAAATCAAGGTTCTTTTATTGCACGTCCAGGTACATCAGGAAAATGTGACGTTTTGACCTATCCGGTACCTGTCATGCTTGATAGAAACCGGATAGAATTGAAACGTcgcattttcctgatgtacctGGACGTGCAATAAAAGATCTTcaccttggatgctgttggatacTCTCAGTACGTTCCTTGCAGAtgtcaagacttttttttttttttttttattttttttttttataagtatgctgagtgaggctgggttcacactatgttttttgcaatccgtttggatggaaaaaaactgattctcgtgtgtgcatccgttttgatcagtttttccattgaattccattataaaaaagatcctttttttaacggacacaaaaataaggttgactacgtttttgtgtacgttaaacaaaaaaaacatcctttttttataatggaattcagtggaaaaactgatgcacactttccaaaaaacagattgcaaaaacgtagtgtaagcCCAGCCTTAGCATGTTTGAGAACAGGATAAGCTGCTGTCAGAAACCTCTAGTGGCGCTTTGGAAAAGTTTGGGTAACTCTATTTGGACAAGGAGTGACTGGGTGAAGTTCCGCCACTCCAATGGATGCACAAGTCTCAGTCGTGCTTTTGTCTGAAGCTGCTATTGACTCCAGTGGGAGCTTTGGCACTAAGGCGTGATGAAAGGTCATTTCACTTTTTACTCACTAGTGGAAACCCTATGAGCAGCATGAGCAGACTTTTACCTATATTCACATTGGTCATTTATCTTTGGCTTAGAAACATTGGCCCAACATTTCTTTGTCATGGTATGATACACATAGCCATCACGCAGTCACTAATGGTGCTTATGAAGATACCCAAATTCTAGGGATTGATCTATGATGCACTACTATTAGTATGCCCCAGCAGTACATTATAACTAGGGCTTATAGACTGGGGTCTTCTAGACCAACCAGACACTCCTGTTGGGGCAATAGTCCAAAAGGTGTAGTGGAAGAGAAAGTAAGTTGGCTGAATTGTGATTTAGAGTTTACAGCAAGAACAAGGAAGTCAGTACACTAGACAGGAAGTGGGGCGGTCAGACAAGGAGTAGAATAACTTTTTATCAAGTGTCAAGTTTAGGCTCCTCTTTCTGCAAATTCTACAAACGGAATGGAAGTACAGCAGCACAACAAACACTTGAAGTGCCTTGTTCATCTTGGTAAGgcctttatttatttaaaagccTTTAGTGTTTAGGTAAAACAAATGATTGCAAAACTTGGTAATCTCTATTTCTCATGTGTAAGGTTATTCTGTTTTGGGTggaaattctcttaaagggcccatccaggcttagaaaaacatgtccgctttcttccagaacccTCTCTT is a genomic window of Dendropsophus ebraccatus isolate aDenEbr1 chromosome 4, aDenEbr1.pat, whole genome shotgun sequence containing:
- the LOC138787922 gene encoding RNA-binding protein 4B-like isoform X2, coding for MVKLFIGNIPSETTPGELKALFEQYGKVTECDIITNYGFVHMEDKKAADEAVENLNQYKLHNVCINVEHSRGKPKASTKLHVSSISPDCTSEELREQFEQYGTVLECDIVKDFAFVHMEKAEEALEAIRNLNNYEFKGKIFLASVAVSSCVRDKKFSAELQTCAASHIFFFFLFKRIDKCTKIHRSKCSVTSL